In Streptomyces venezuelae, the sequence AGCTCTGGGGGGAGTGGGCGGCGGCCCACAGGGCCGGGTAGGCGCGGGTGGTGCGCTTGCAGTTTCCGCTCGTGCCGTCGTAGTTGCCGGCGCCGACGCCGGAGGAGTACGAGTCGCCGAGGGCGACGTAGCCGAAGTCGGCCCGGGCGGTGGCGGCCGCCTGGCCCGCGCCGAACAGGGTGGCGCCCGCGGCGAGTAAGAGGGAGGAGGTCAGGGCAGCGAAGCGCGACAGTTTCATGCTCATGTGTGCGGCTCCTTGTGGGGGTTACTCCTGAGTCCGTGGTACAAGGAGCCGGGGTTGGCTGGAAGTGTCCATGCCAAGAATATTCAGGGCAGAGATGAGGCCCGAACCTTCACTCCGAATGCGTTTGAAGAGGGAACTTGGGCACCCGATCCAGCGAAACACGGGTGCACGAGGGCATCGTGTGCCGGATCATGGGCGCCATGTCAGCCAACCCGCAGGACGCGCTGCCGATCCGGCTCAACGTCGACGACAGCGACTCACCGTCGGACGTCGTCGACGCGCTCTTCCTCGGCCGGTTCGCGTCCGGCGAGCAGCCGTACTCGCACAGCGTGTCGATCGAGCGGGTCAAGGCGGAAGCCACTCTCCTGCCGCCGGATGCCACGGTGCTGCGCTCGGCGCGCGACAGCGACCGCAGCGCCACCCTCGCCGAGGGCGAGGGCTGGACCATGCTCGTCTCGCGCTGGAGCCGGGGAGCGGACGTCACCGTGACGGCGGTCAGCGACGTACTCGCCGCCGACGTGCTCGGCAAGGCCACGGAAGGCGTGCAGGACGAGCCCGAACCGCAGCCCGAGAACGTCACGATGGGCTTCTGGTACGTCTCCCCGCGCCGCGGCCCGTACCGGACGACCCGCCAGATCGCCGCCGGGACCTGGGCGGAGGTGCGGCCCAACTACACCGCTCCGGTGGCCGGGGCGATGGACCGGCTGATGAAGGTGACCCCGGACGACATCGCCGGCCGGCTGCTCCTGCTGCACGGGCCGCCCGGCACGGGCAAGACCTCCGCGCTGCGGACGCTGGCCCGGTCCTGGCGCGACTGGTGCCAGGTGGACTGCGTCCTGGACCCGGAACGGCTGTTCAACGACGTGGGCTACCTGATGGACATCGCGATCGGCGAGGACGAGGGCACGGCGAAGGGCCGCTGGCGGCTGCTGCTGCTGGAGGACTGCGACGAGCTGATCCGCGGCGAGGCCCGCCACACGGCCGGGCAGGCGCTGTCCCGGCTGCTGAACCTGACGGACGGACTGCTCGGGCAGGGCCGCAACGTCCTGGTGGGCGTCACCACCAACGAGGACCTGGAACGGCTCCACCCGGCGGTGGTCCGTCCGG encodes:
- a CDS encoding DUF5925 domain-containing protein, with protein sequence MSANPQDALPIRLNVDDSDSPSDVVDALFLGRFASGEQPYSHSVSIERVKAEATLLPPDATVLRSARDSDRSATLAEGEGWTMLVSRWSRGADVTVTAVSDVLAADVLGKATEGVQDEPEPQPENVTMGFWYVSPRRGPYRTTRQIAAGTWAEVRPNYTAPVAGAMDRLMKVTPDDIAGRLLLLHGPPGTGKTSALRTLARSWRDWCQVDCVLDPERLFNDVGYLMDIAIGEDEGTAKGRWRLLLLEDCDELIRGEARHTAGQALSRLLNLTDGLLGQGRNVLVGVTTNEDLERLHPAVVRPGRCLARIEVGRLTHREAVDWLGTDEGVSREGASLAELFALRRGTGPAAVLPPQPHSSEAGLYL